The following proteins are co-located in the Candidatus Bathyarchaeota archaeon genome:
- a CDS encoding alkaline phosphatase family protein, with protein sequence MKAKRVLVIGLDCAPPELLFDQFADELPNIRRMLDDGVHARMESSNPPITIPAWMVMATSKNAGKLGIYGFRHRKPGTYNDIWLADSHSIKEKTVWDILGGHDKKVAVIGVPPAYPPKPVNGFLISGFMTPSVDKNFTYPRALKQEI encoded by the coding sequence ATGAAAGCTAAACGGGTTTTGGTAATTGGCTTGGATTGTGCTCCGCCTGAACTGCTGTTTGACCAATTTGCAGATGAACTGCCGAACATAAGAAGAATGCTTGACGATGGCGTGCATGCAAGGATGGAGAGTTCGAATCCGCCCATAACGATTCCCGCTTGGATGGTCATGGCTACAAGCAAAAACGCGGGAAAACTTGGAATTTATGGCTTTCGCCACCGCAAACCCGGAACCTACAACGACATTTGGCTCGCCGACTCCCATTCTATCAAGGAAAAAACTGTTTGGGACATTTTAGGAGGGCATGACAAGAAAGTGGCGGTTATCGGCGTACCACCAGCTTATCCTCCAAAGCCAGTCAACGGCTTTTTAATATCAGGTTTCATGACCCCTAGCGTTGACAAAAACTTCACCTATCCGCGGGCGTTAAAGCAGGAGATT